The following is a genomic window from Coriobacteriaceae bacterium.
CTTCCCTGCCGCGCAGGTCAGCGGCGCCGCACCGCAGGTCCCGACGGGCCTGCTCACCCACCAAGTCGCGCGGTTCTAGAGGGCTCAAGCGCTCAGTACAAAACTCGGCACCCAAACGAACAAGGGGCGGGGATGCAATGCCAACGCATGCATCCCCGCCCCCTTCGCATCGAGCAAGTATGCCGGCGACCCATGCACCGCGCTCGCGCTACCCGCGCTGCGGGCCCGCTGCCGCCACGAGCGGCTCCAACCCCAGCTCGCGCGCGTAGTCTTCCTGCGTAAAGATCTCGACCAGTTCAAACATATCCGTCGCATCGTCAAACGCAAAATGCAGCACGGAGCAATTGCCCGGCACGCGGTCGCGCTCATCGGCCGCCGCGCCCTTCACGTGGTCCATAAACTCTTTGATGGCCGACCCGTGGCTCACCGCCAGCACGCACGTATGGTCCGGACGCTGCATGAGCTCGGTTAGCGTCGCGACCATGCGCTCGCGCACCTGCATCTGACCCTCGCCGCCAAACTGGCGATAGAAGTCGCGCCATGGGCGCTCGGGCATCAGCATCACGCGCTCGGCCTCAAAGTCGCCAAAGAACCATTCGCGCAGGCCGTCCAGGCGCTCGTACGCCAGGCCCGGCCACAAGTTGGCGATGGTCTGCTCGGTGCGATGTAGTGTGGAGGTGTAGGCGTGATCGGGCTCAATGCCGCGCGCACGCAAGAACATGCCGGCGCGCGCCGCTTGGCCGCAACCAAGCTGCGTGAGCGGCGAGTCGCTCCAGCCCTGAATAATGCGCTTGAGGTTAAATATTGTCTGCCCGTGACGGACCAGATACAGGTCTTTATTCATAGGGGTCCTTTCGTTCGTTACCAATCAAGGAGCGAAAACGCCCCGTCGCGATAGCCAAAATGAAGCACGGCACCGTTGTCGGGCATCTCTCCCCCGCCGGCCACATACTCAAGAAACTCCCGGCAGGCAGAGCCGTGGGAGACTACCAGCACACAGTTATGCTGCGGCCGGTCCATGATACGGGACAGCGCCGCGACCATGCGCGACCGAAGTTGCGCTTCCGACTCGCCACCAAAGGCAACCGGATAATCGCCCAAGGGCTGCGGCGGCATCTCGCGGTTTGATGTACCCTCCAGCGAGCCCAAATGCCACTCACGCAGGTCGTCGACCAGCTCTATGGAACAGCCTTCGCCAGCAATAAGCTCTGCCGTATGCCGCGCCCGGCCCAGCGGAGAGGAATACACGTGATCGAAGGTCACGCCACGCACCTCAAACGCCGTGCGCGTCGCAAGCGCCTGCTCGCGCCCACGCGCCGTCAACGGCGAATCATGCCAGCCCTGCAAAATGTTCCGCACATTGAACTCAGTCTGCCCATGCCGCACCAAATACAAATCGGCCACATGCCCTCCCCTCGAACCACCGCAATGGGGACAGGCACCTTTGTGGTGGTTTTACAGCCATCGAACCGCGCCGCACAACTACACCAGCACGTCGGCCAGCGGGCGCTTGGGCACGTGATGCACCTGCGCCTCGTCGCGCCAATAATTGATAGAACCGTCGGGGTTGGAATCGATCGCATCGATCACCTGCATCTCGGCCGGAACGCCAAACGCCATGATCAGTTTGAGCTCATACTTGTCGTTATCGAGCCCCATGGCATCGATCGCGTGGGGCGTAAAGGCCTTGAACATGCAGGCTGCCACCTCGGGCGTTGCGCTGCGGGCGGCGAGCATCATCGTCTGGGCGGCAATGCCGGTGTCGACCTCGGTGATGGGCGCGGCCGGCTTGCCCGGAACGGCGCGCTCGGCAAGAATCGCGATATAGCCGGTCGGCCGCTCGCCCTCATCGGGACCCGGCCAATCCTTGAGCGCGCCGGCCCACGCGAGCTCGTCAAACACGCGTGCGCAGTCCTCGGCACCGCTCACCACATGAAAGCGCAGGCGCTGGGCATTGGCGCCGCACGGGGCCAGGTGCGCCAGCTCCGCCAGCTCGAGCAAAAATTCGCGCGGCACGCGCATGGACTCGTCAAAGCGACGGCACGTGCGGGCGCGGCGGACCAGTGCGTCAAACGCGTCCAGGCCAAGCTTCTCGCAACCCTGCTTTGCCATCGACTCGGCGCTCACCGGCGCCGCGGGAACTGCTTCGTTCATAGAGACCCCCAATAAAAGCCAATTGTCCTTAGGAAAATCTAACCTAAAACGTAGGCAATAACGCTCGGCGGCGCAATGTTCCACAACTGTTGAATAGTCCCCACCAAAACGGGGATAAAGGTAACAATTCGGGATTGTGGGGCGGCAATTCACCCTTCCCGCCCCATGCAGTGGCGCCCTTGGGCGATACTTGTTGCAGTAATTTTGGCG
Proteins encoded in this region:
- a CDS encoding histidine phosphatase family protein, with amino-acid sequence MADLYLVRHGQTEFNVRNILQGWHDSPLTARGREQALATRTAFEVRGVTFDHVYSSPLGRARHTAELIAGEGCSIELVDDLREWHLGSLEGTSNREMPPQPLGDYPVAFGGESEAQLRSRMVAALSRIMDRPQHNCVLVVSHGSACREFLEYVAGGGEMPDNGAVLHFGYRDGAFSLLDW
- a CDS encoding histidine phosphatase family protein, whose protein sequence is MNKDLYLVRHGQTIFNLKRIIQGWSDSPLTQLGCGQAARAGMFLRARGIEPDHAYTSTLHRTEQTIANLWPGLAYERLDGLREWFFGDFEAERVMLMPERPWRDFYRQFGGEGQMQVRERMVATLTELMQRPDHTCVLAVSHGSAIKEFMDHVKGAAADERDRVPGNCSVLHFAFDDATDMFELVEIFTQEDYARELGLEPLVAAAGPQRG
- a CDS encoding nitroreductase family protein — translated: MNEAVPAAPVSAESMAKQGCEKLGLDAFDALVRRARTCRRFDESMRVPREFLLELAELAHLAPCGANAQRLRFHVVSGAEDCARVFDELAWAGALKDWPGPDEGERPTGYIAILAERAVPGKPAAPITEVDTGIAAQTMMLAARSATPEVAACMFKAFTPHAIDAMGLDNDKYELKLIMAFGVPAEMQVIDAIDSNPDGSINYWRDEAQVHHVPKRPLADVLV